In Lysobacter luteus, a single window of DNA contains:
- a CDS encoding S-(hydroxymethyl)glutathione dehydrogenase/class III alcohol dehydrogenase, which translates to MKSRAAVAFAPGQPLQIVELDVAPPKQGEVLVRITHTALCHTDAFTLSGDDPEGVFPAVLGHEGAGIVVEVGEGVTSVAPGDHVIPLYTAECGECLFCRSGKTNLCVAVRATQGKGVMPDGTTRFSYNGEPVYHYMGCSTFSEYTVVAEVSLAKVNPDADPEQVCLLGCGVTTGIGAVHNTAKVQEGDSVAVFGLGAIGLAVIQGARQAKAGRIIAIDTNPDKFALAKEMGATDCVNPKDFDKPVQQVVVEMTGWGVDHSFECIGNVNVMRAALECAHRGWGQGVIIGVAGAGQEISTRPFQLVTGRKWMGTAFGGVKGRSQLPGMVEDAMRGDIQLAPFVTHTLPLDRINEAFDLMHEGKSIRAVIHY; encoded by the coding sequence ATGAAATCCCGCGCCGCCGTCGCCTTCGCCCCCGGACAACCGCTGCAGATCGTCGAGCTCGACGTCGCGCCGCCGAAGCAGGGCGAGGTGCTGGTAAGGATCACCCACACCGCGCTGTGCCACACCGACGCCTTCACCCTGTCCGGCGATGATCCGGAAGGCGTGTTCCCGGCCGTCCTGGGCCATGAGGGCGCGGGCATCGTGGTGGAAGTCGGCGAAGGCGTCACCAGCGTCGCCCCCGGCGACCACGTGATTCCGCTGTACACCGCCGAATGCGGTGAGTGCCTGTTCTGCAGGTCGGGCAAGACCAACCTGTGCGTGGCGGTGCGTGCCACCCAGGGCAAGGGCGTGATGCCCGACGGCACGACGCGCTTTTCGTACAACGGCGAACCGGTCTACCACTACATGGGTTGCTCGACCTTCAGCGAGTACACCGTCGTCGCCGAAGTCTCACTCGCCAAGGTCAATCCCGACGCCGATCCCGAGCAGGTCTGCCTGCTGGGCTGCGGCGTGACCACCGGCATCGGCGCGGTGCACAACACCGCCAAGGTGCAGGAAGGCGACAGCGTCGCGGTGTTCGGCCTGGGGGCGATCGGGCTGGCGGTGATCCAGGGCGCCAGGCAGGCGAAAGCCGGGCGCATCATCGCGATCGACACCAATCCCGACAAGTTCGCGCTGGCGAAGGAGATGGGCGCGACCGACTGCGTCAATCCGAAGGATTTCGACAAGCCGGTGCAGCAGGTCGTCGTCGAGATGACCGGCTGGGGCGTGGACCACAGCTTCGAGTGCATCGGCAACGTCAACGTGATGCGTGCTGCGCTCGAATGCGCGCATCGCGGCTGGGGCCAGGGCGTGATCATCGGCGTCGCCGGCGCCGGGCAGGAGATCAGCACGCGGCCGTTCCAGCTGGTGACCGGTCGCAAGTGGATGGGCACCGCGTTTGGCGGGGTCAAGGGCCGCAGCCAGCTGCCGGGCATGGTGGAGGACGCGATGCGCGGCGACATCCAGCTGGCCCCGTTCGTCACCCATACGTTGCCGCTGGATCGCATCAACGAGGCCTTCGACCTGATGCACGAAGGCAAGTCGATCCGCGCCGTGATCCATTACTGA
- the fghA gene encoding S-formylglutathione hydrolase, producing the protein MHRIEQHACFGGRQEVWQHDSSTLGCAMRFGVYLPPQAAQGPCPVLYWLSGLTCTEQNFITKAGAQRYAAEHGVILVAPDTSPRGEDITNDDGYDLGQGAGFYVNATRAPWARHYRMHDYVVEELPALVDAHFPTTTARGVSGHSMGGHGALVTALRNPGRYRSVSAFSPIVAPSRVPWGERAFEAYLGDDRAVWKQWDACELLRDARERLPLLVDQGGDDEFLQRQLRPELLRDACAAAGHPLELRMQPGYDHSYYFIASFIGDHVAHHARALHA; encoded by the coding sequence ATGCACAGGATCGAACAGCACGCCTGCTTCGGCGGCCGCCAGGAAGTCTGGCAACACGATTCGAGCACCCTCGGTTGTGCGATGCGCTTCGGCGTCTACCTGCCGCCGCAGGCCGCGCAGGGCCCGTGCCCGGTGCTGTACTGGCTGTCGGGGTTGACCTGCACCGAGCAGAACTTCATCACCAAGGCCGGCGCGCAGCGGTACGCCGCCGAGCACGGGGTGATCCTGGTCGCGCCCGACACCAGCCCGCGCGGTGAGGACATCACCAACGACGACGGCTACGACCTCGGCCAGGGCGCCGGGTTCTACGTCAACGCGACCCGGGCCCCCTGGGCGCGGCACTACCGCATGCACGACTACGTCGTCGAGGAGTTGCCGGCGCTGGTCGACGCGCACTTCCCGACCACGACTGCGCGCGGCGTCAGTGGGCACTCGATGGGCGGCCACGGCGCGCTGGTGACCGCGCTGCGCAACCCGGGTCGCTACCGCAGTGTGTCGGCGTTCTCGCCGATCGTCGCGCCGTCGCGCGTTCCCTGGGGCGAGCGTGCGTTCGAGGCGTACCTGGGCGACGACCGCGCGGTGTGGAAGCAATGGGATGCCTGCGAGCTTCTGCGCGACGCGCGCGAGCGGCTGCCGCTGCTGGTGGATCAGGGCGGCGACGACGAGTTCCTGCAGCGCCAGTTGCGCCCTGAGCTGCTTCGTGACGCCTGCGCCGCCGCAGGCCATCCGCTGGAACTGCGCATGCAGCCCGGCTACGACCACAGTTACTACTTCATCGCCAGCTTCATCGGCGACCACGTCGCCCACCACGCACGCGCGTTGCACGCCTGA
- a CDS encoding adenine nucleotide alpha hydrolase: MKDLLLAWSGGKDAAWTLHTLRQRDDVRVVGLLTTVTVDYDRIAMHGIRRDVLHAQARAAGLPLIESPIRTGCDNAAYEDAFSGALQRARARWPELDTVAFGDLQLADVRAWREALCDRHGWSIETPLFGRDTAALARGMIAGGLQTRLCCVDTTQLDARFAGQAFDHELLDALPAACDPCGENGEFHTLVHAGPMFGQPVNVVPGETVLRNGRFAFTDFKLAG; this comes from the coding sequence ATGAAAGATCTCCTGCTCGCGTGGAGCGGTGGAAAGGACGCCGCCTGGACCCTGCACACGCTGCGCCAACGCGACGATGTGCGGGTAGTCGGCCTGCTGACCACGGTCACCGTCGACTACGACCGCATCGCCATGCACGGCATCCGCCGCGACGTGCTGCACGCACAGGCACGTGCCGCCGGACTGCCGCTGATCGAATCGCCCATCCGGACAGGTTGCGACAACGCCGCCTACGAGGACGCGTTTTCCGGCGCGCTGCAACGCGCGCGGGCGCGTTGGCCGGAGCTGGACACCGTTGCCTTCGGCGACCTGCAACTGGCGGACGTGCGTGCGTGGCGCGAGGCCCTGTGTGACCGCCATGGCTGGTCGATCGAGACCCCGCTGTTCGGCCGTGACACCGCCGCGTTGGCGCGCGGGATGATCGCCGGCGGCCTGCAAACCCGACTGTGCTGCGTCGACACCACACAACTCGATGCCCGCTTCGCCGGCCAAGCGTTCGACCACGAACTGCTGGACGCGCTGCCGGCCGCCTGCGACCCGTGCGGGGAGAACGGCGAGTTCCACACGCTTGTCCATGCCGGCCCGATGTTCGGGCAGCCGGTGAACGTGGTGCCCGGTGAAACCGTGCTGCGTAACGGCCGCTTCGCCTTCACCGACTTCAAGCTGGCGGGCTGA
- a CDS encoding amidohydrolase family protein, whose product MTRRLLAVALSSALSASFALPAWAQDPPPAPQPPPPVDRNTSDTDQDPVQLEQDALDPVGTDPAQAAPAVAKGVSRPGEDTEEARWDVNAPHGPTRTVRFDTDEGTWMDVDVSPDGRDLVFSLLGDLYRMPVTGGNARRIASGPAWEVQPRWSPDGSRIAFTSDRGGGNNLWTVDANGGNPVQVTKEDFRLLNNPAWTPDGRFIIGRKHFTSERSLGAGELWMYHASGGGAGLQLVEKKNDQQDLGEPALSPDGRYVYYSEDVSGGETFEYNKNPHDVIYAIKRLDRETGMVDTVIATPGGAVRPQPSPDGRSLAFVKRVREKSVLHVLDLASGAVRPVWDGLSHDQQEAWAIFGPYTGFDWMPDSRSVVIWAQGKLWRVDMASGTPTPIPFNAPVEQTVTEALRFDQDIDEGRFAPKMIRDVATSADGDTLVFHAVGKLWRKSLPGGEPRRLTGNEGLYEYEPSFSPDGGKLLYTTWSDEALGAIYVRSANGGGKGTRLTDEKGFYYHPRFSPDGRHIVYSKSGGGGLTGSLWSGDRGIYVMPARGGEAVRVADNGSSPQFNADGSRIYYLTGGGLEKKLMSVGLHGEDPREVFDLKYVDSVQVSPDGQWVAFTELFNAFVAPMVETGKAVELSKDSKAIPVSQVSADVGSYLHWAADSKSLHWMVGDRYHSRALDESFAFLPGAPAEIADPVHGGGIAVGLTVPVDAPDAVVAFTNARIVTMRDAENTEEVIEDGTIVLRGDEIVAVGPAASVEVPAGANVIDASGKTILPGYIDVHAHAAHFGQGVVPQQNWAYYTNLAFGITTMHDPSATTEFVFSEAELQKAGRMVGPRIFSTGTILYGADGDFKAEVNSLDDARSHLRRMQANGAFSVKSYNQPRREQRQQINQAARELGMLVVEEGGSTFHHNMTMILDGSTGIEHNIPVAPLYRDVVNLWKETDVRNTPTLVVSYGGLSGEYWWYARDNVWENDKLNRFFPRETLDARSIRREIAPDWDYWHIEVARSLKTMRDAGIKVQVGGHGQLQGLSPNWEIWMLTQGGFSNFEALRAATIDGADYLGLGDEIGSLEVGKQADLVVLDGNPLEEIRNTIETRYVMVDGRLFDVDADMAEIGNAAAPAPEFYWQRHRDGQTFGLEFGPTAVCHCPKAHGAHVHLD is encoded by the coding sequence ATGACCCGTCGCCTGCTTGCCGTCGCGCTCTCGTCCGCGCTGTCCGCTTCATTCGCCCTGCCCGCCTGGGCACAGGACCCGCCGCCGGCACCGCAGCCACCACCGCCGGTGGACCGCAACACCAGCGACACCGATCAGGATCCCGTGCAACTCGAGCAGGATGCGCTGGACCCGGTCGGCACCGATCCGGCGCAGGCCGCACCCGCGGTGGCCAAGGGCGTCAGCCGCCCCGGTGAGGACACCGAAGAAGCGCGATGGGACGTCAACGCCCCGCACGGGCCGACCCGCACGGTGCGATTCGACACCGACGAAGGCACGTGGATGGACGTCGACGTCTCGCCCGATGGCCGCGACCTGGTGTTCTCGCTGCTGGGTGACCTCTACCGGATGCCGGTGACCGGTGGCAACGCGCGGCGCATCGCCTCGGGCCCCGCCTGGGAAGTCCAGCCGCGCTGGTCGCCGGACGGCTCGCGGATCGCCTTCACCTCCGACCGTGGCGGCGGCAACAACCTGTGGACGGTCGACGCCAACGGCGGCAACCCGGTGCAGGTCACCAAGGAAGACTTCCGCCTGCTCAACAACCCCGCCTGGACGCCGGACGGCCGCTTCATCATCGGCCGCAAGCACTTCACCTCCGAGCGCTCGCTCGGCGCGGGCGAGTTGTGGATGTACCACGCCAGCGGCGGCGGCGCGGGCCTGCAACTGGTCGAGAAGAAGAACGACCAGCAGGACCTGGGCGAGCCGGCGTTGTCGCCCGACGGGCGGTACGTCTACTACTCCGAGGACGTCAGTGGCGGCGAGACGTTCGAGTACAACAAGAACCCCCACGACGTGATCTATGCGATCAAGCGGCTCGACCGCGAGACCGGCATGGTCGACACCGTCATCGCCACGCCCGGGGGCGCGGTGCGCCCGCAGCCGTCCCCCGACGGCCGGTCGCTCGCCTTCGTGAAGCGGGTGCGCGAAAAGTCCGTGCTGCACGTGCTGGACCTCGCCAGCGGCGCGGTGCGCCCGGTATGGGATGGCCTGAGCCACGACCAGCAGGAGGCGTGGGCGATCTTCGGGCCGTACACCGGCTTTGACTGGATGCCCGATTCCAGGTCCGTCGTGATCTGGGCGCAAGGCAAGCTGTGGCGGGTCGACATGGCCAGTGGCACGCCCACCCCGATCCCGTTCAACGCGCCGGTCGAGCAGACCGTTACCGAGGCGCTGCGCTTCGACCAGGACATCGACGAAGGCCGCTTCGCCCCGAAGATGATCCGCGACGTGGCGACCTCTGCCGACGGCGACACCCTCGTGTTCCATGCGGTCGGCAAGCTGTGGCGCAAGTCGCTCCCCGGTGGCGAGCCGCGGCGCCTGACCGGCAACGAAGGCCTGTACGAGTACGAGCCCAGCTTCAGCCCCGATGGCGGCAAGCTGCTCTACACGACCTGGTCGGACGAGGCGCTGGGCGCGATCTATGTGCGCAGCGCCAATGGCGGCGGCAAGGGCACGCGGCTGACCGACGAGAAGGGCTTCTATTACCACCCGCGGTTCTCGCCTGACGGCCGGCACATCGTCTACAGCAAGTCCGGCGGCGGCGGCCTGACCGGCAGCCTGTGGTCGGGCGACCGCGGCATCTACGTGATGCCGGCGCGCGGCGGCGAGGCGGTGCGGGTGGCCGACAATGGCTCGTCCCCGCAGTTCAACGCCGACGGGTCGCGCATCTACTACCTGACCGGCGGTGGGCTGGAGAAAAAGCTGATGTCGGTCGGGCTGCACGGGGAGGACCCGCGCGAGGTGTTCGACCTGAAGTACGTGGATTCCGTGCAGGTCAGCCCGGATGGCCAGTGGGTCGCTTTCACCGAGCTGTTCAACGCCTTTGTCGCGCCGATGGTGGAGACCGGCAAGGCGGTCGAGCTGTCGAAGGACAGCAAGGCGATCCCGGTCTCGCAGGTCAGCGCCGACGTCGGCAGCTACCTGCACTGGGCGGCGGATTCGAAGTCGTTGCACTGGATGGTCGGCGACCGCTACCACTCGCGCGCACTGGACGAGAGTTTCGCGTTCCTGCCGGGTGCGCCTGCCGAGATCGCCGACCCTGTCCACGGCGGCGGCATCGCGGTCGGGCTGACGGTGCCCGTCGACGCGCCCGACGCGGTGGTCGCGTTCACCAATGCGCGCATCGTCACCATGCGCGACGCGGAGAACACCGAGGAGGTGATCGAGGACGGCACGATCGTGCTGCGCGGCGACGAGATCGTCGCCGTCGGCCCGGCCGCCTCGGTCGAGGTCCCGGCCGGCGCAAACGTGATCGACGCCTCCGGCAAGACCATCCTGCCGGGCTACATCGACGTCCACGCCCACGCCGCGCACTTCGGCCAGGGCGTGGTGCCGCAGCAGAACTGGGCGTACTACACCAACCTCGCGTTCGGCATCACCACCATGCACGACCCGTCGGCGACGACCGAGTTCGTGTTCTCCGAGGCCGAACTGCAGAAGGCCGGACGGATGGTCGGGCCGCGGATCTTCTCGACCGGCACGATCCTCTACGGCGCCGACGGCGACTTCAAGGCCGAGGTCAATTCACTCGACGACGCCCGCAGCCATCTGCGCCGGATGCAAGCCAACGGTGCGTTCTCGGTCAAGAGCTACAACCAGCCCCGTCGCGAGCAGCGCCAGCAGATCAACCAGGCCGCACGCGAGCTGGGGATGCTGGTGGTGGAGGAAGGCGGCTCCACCTTCCACCACAACATGACGATGATCCTGGACGGCAGCACCGGCATCGAGCACAACATCCCGGTCGCGCCGCTCTACAGGGACGTGGTCAACCTGTGGAAGGAGACCGACGTACGCAACACCCCGACGCTGGTGGTGAGTTACGGCGGCCTGTCGGGCGAGTACTGGTGGTACGCCCGCGACAACGTCTGGGAAAACGACAAGCTCAACCGCTTCTTTCCACGCGAGACGCTGGATGCGCGCAGCATCCGCCGCGAGATCGCGCCGGACTGGGATTACTGGCACATCGAGGTGGCCAGGTCGCTCAAGACGATGCGCGATGCCGGCATCAAGGTGCAGGTCGGCGGCCACGGGCAGCTGCAGGGCCTTAGCCCGAACTGGGAGATCTGGATGCTGACCCAGGGCGGCTTCTCCAACTTCGAGGCGCTGCGCGCGGCGACCATCGACGGCGCCGACTACCTCGGCCTGGGCGACGAGATCGGTTCGCTCGAGGTCGGCAAGCAGGCCGACCTGGTGGTGCTGGACGGCAACCCGCTGGAGGAGATCCGCAACACCATCGAGACGCGCTACGTGATGGTCGATGGGCGCCTGTTCGACGTCGACGCCGACATGGCCGAAATCGGCAACGCCGCGGCCCCGGCGCCGGAGTTCTACTGGCAGCGCCACCGCGACGGCCAGACCTTCGGCCTGGAGTTCGGCCCGACCGCGGTCTGCCACTGTCCGAAGGCGCACGGCGCGCACGTTCACCTGGACTGA
- a CDS encoding DegV family protein, with translation MRIGLVVDSACDLPLEYLQRNEVTILPITVRIGEAVLADHRNEEATLEFLHAHVAERGAEAETTPYTVQQIRDLFLERLVIDYDYVFCMTITKSRSPIHDNAQQASFAILNDYKAARAAAGNTTPFALRVIDTQNLFSAQGITAVEAIRLRAAGEGAPKIRARLENLALHTHGYLVPPDLYYLRARARKKGDRSVGLLSAALGSALDIKPVLHCHRGETGPVAKIKGFEPAVQKLFEFTGKRVREGLMTPTLCLSYGGELSEMRALPGYHELRAVCDEHNVEVFESVMSLTGMVNVGKGALVVGFASEGTAKFEA, from the coding sequence ATGCGCATTGGACTTGTTGTCGACTCGGCCTGCGACCTGCCGTTGGAGTACCTGCAACGCAATGAGGTGACGATCCTGCCGATCACCGTGCGCATCGGCGAGGCGGTGCTGGCCGACCACCGCAACGAGGAGGCCACGCTGGAGTTCCTCCACGCCCACGTCGCCGAGCGCGGTGCGGAGGCGGAGACCACGCCCTACACCGTGCAGCAGATCCGCGACCTGTTCCTTGAGCGGCTGGTGATCGACTACGACTACGTGTTCTGCATGACGATCACCAAGTCGCGCAGTCCGATCCACGACAATGCGCAGCAGGCCAGCTTCGCCATCCTCAACGACTACAAGGCGGCGCGCGCGGCGGCCGGCAACACCACGCCGTTCGCGTTGCGGGTGATCGACACCCAGAACCTGTTCTCCGCGCAGGGCATCACCGCGGTGGAGGCGATCCGACTGCGCGCCGCCGGCGAAGGCGCCCCGAAGATCCGCGCGCGGCTCGAAAACCTCGCGCTGCACACGCACGGGTACCTGGTGCCGCCGGACCTCTACTACCTGCGTGCACGCGCCCGCAAGAAGGGCGACCGCAGCGTCGGCCTGCTCAGCGCCGCGCTCGGCAGCGCACTCGACATCAAGCCGGTACTGCACTGCCACCGCGGCGAGACCGGGCCAGTGGCCAAGATCAAGGGCTTCGAGCCGGCGGTGCAGAAACTGTTCGAGTTCACCGGCAAGCGCGTCCGCGAGGGCCTCATGACGCCGACGCTGTGCCTGAGCTACGGCGGCGAGCTGTCGGAGATGCGTGCCCTGCCGGGTTACCACGAACTGCGTGCGGTCTGCGACGAACACAACGTCGAGGTGTTCGAAAGCGTGATGAGCCTGACCGGAATGGTCAATGTCGGCAAGGGCGCGCTGGTGGTGGGCTTCGCCTCGGAAGGCACCGCGAAGTTCGAGGCCTGA
- a CDS encoding amidohydrolase family protein, whose amino-acid sequence MSRLPLKALAAAALSFVALAAGAQDLLIRNATVHTAGPQGTLQGADVLVRDGVIAAVGTGLPAPAGVQVVDAQSRPLTPTLFGGITAIGLEEVSGERSTVDASLALGAETHLMTVRPEFDVTLAYNPASVLVPVTRIEGIGWTLLEAGSTEGGSIIGGQGAVVRLDGSADPAGPDVLFIDLGSDAAELSGRSRAAQWMLLDQLVDEVRGRIPAGSHAALLTPAGRDTLKRYLDAGGRVVVNVDRAADIRQLLRWSDRHGVDIAISGGAEAWKLAPALAEAGVPVFVNPLANLPGGFDQIGATMENAARLEAAGVAVGFTQGGDTHNARKVRQLAGNAVANGLPWEDGLAGLTSVPARAFGVADRFGSIAPGKRADLVLWSGDPLEVNAVALQVWMDGEAIPMSSRQTELRDRYLRTLVPRDSGGLPRAYPATDSR is encoded by the coding sequence GTGAGCCGCCTCCCGCTGAAGGCGCTGGCCGCCGCGGCGCTGTCGTTCGTGGCGCTTGCCGCCGGCGCGCAGGACCTGCTGATCCGCAACGCCACCGTCCACACCGCCGGTCCGCAGGGCACGCTCCAGGGCGCCGACGTGCTGGTCCGCGATGGCGTGATCGCCGCCGTCGGTACCGGGCTGCCGGCGCCGGCCGGGGTGCAGGTGGTCGACGCCCAGTCGCGGCCGCTGACCCCGACGCTGTTCGGCGGCATCACCGCGATCGGCCTGGAGGAAGTGTCCGGCGAGCGCTCAACCGTCGATGCGTCACTGGCGCTGGGTGCGGAGACCCACCTGATGACGGTGCGTCCGGAGTTCGACGTCACGCTGGCCTACAACCCGGCCTCGGTCCTCGTGCCGGTGACCCGGATCGAAGGCATCGGCTGGACCCTGCTGGAAGCGGGCAGCACCGAGGGCGGTTCGATCATCGGCGGCCAGGGCGCGGTGGTGCGGCTCGACGGCAGCGCCGACCCGGCCGGCCCCGACGTGCTGTTCATCGACCTGGGCAGCGACGCCGCCGAACTCAGCGGCCGCTCGCGCGCGGCGCAGTGGATGCTGCTCGACCAGCTGGTCGACGAAGTCCGCGGCCGTATCCCGGCCGGCTCGCATGCCGCGCTCCTGACCCCGGCCGGCCGCGACACGCTCAAGCGCTATCTCGACGCCGGTGGCCGGGTGGTGGTCAACGTCGACCGCGCCGCCGACATCCGCCAGTTGCTGCGCTGGTCGGACCGCCACGGGGTGGACATCGCGATCTCCGGTGGCGCCGAGGCGTGGAAGCTCGCGCCGGCGCTGGCCGAGGCCGGCGTGCCGGTGTTCGTCAATCCGCTGGCGAACCTGCCGGGTGGATTCGACCAGATCGGCGCCACCATGGAGAACGCCGCGCGGCTGGAGGCAGCGGGCGTGGCGGTCGGCTTCACCCAGGGCGGCGATACCCACAACGCGCGCAAGGTCAGGCAGCTCGCCGGCAACGCGGTCGCCAACGGGTTGCCGTGGGAAGACGGGCTGGCCGGGTTGACGTCGGTGCCCGCCAGGGCGTTCGGCGTGGCCGACCGGTTCGGCAGCATCGCCCCGGGCAAGCGCGCCGACCTGGTGCTCTGGAGCGGCGACCCGCTGGAGGTCAACGCGGTCGCGCTGCAGGTCTGGATGGACGGCGAGGCAATCCCGATGAGCAGCCGCCAGACCGAACTGCGCGACCGGTACCTGCGCACCCTGGTGCCACGCGACAGCGGCGGCCTGCCGCGGGCATATCCGGCCACCGACAGCCGCTGA
- a CDS encoding amidohydrolase yields MHAPQIAALAAALGLAVAGGAASADDAATPSHFAHDPYPSTYQRVAAPPVLLDNATVLTGTGARLENADVLMADGRIVAVGAGLELPAGATRVDATGKWVTPGIIDVHSHLGVYPSPGVRAHSDGNEATSPVTANVWAEHSVWPQDPGFAAALAGGVTSLQILPGSANLVGGRGVTLKNVPATSYQAMKFPGAPWGMKMACGENPKRVYGEKGGPSTRMGNIAGYRAAFIDAAEYLAKHKPDAPKKRSWFGADEPDSASDTGGKRDLKLDTLAGAINGDILVHIHCYRADEMTTMLDLADEFGFKVAAFHHGVEAYKLADRLAEEGTCAALWADWWGFKMEAFDGIQENIALVDRPAGSCAIVHSDSEEGIQRLNQEAAKVMAHARLAGIEITPEHAIGWLTANPAKSMGILERTGTLEPGKMADVVVWNGTPFSVYAQAEQVYIDGARLYDRADPSRQPEADFMLGQSTGDAVHAGGVL; encoded by the coding sequence ATGCACGCACCACAGATTGCCGCACTCGCGGCCGCGCTCGGGCTGGCCGTTGCCGGTGGCGCCGCTAGCGCCGACGACGCCGCCACGCCGTCGCATTTCGCGCACGACCCGTACCCCAGCACCTACCAGCGCGTCGCCGCGCCGCCGGTACTGCTGGACAACGCGACCGTGCTGACCGGCACCGGCGCGCGACTGGAGAACGCCGACGTGCTGATGGCCGATGGCCGCATCGTCGCGGTCGGCGCCGGGCTGGAGCTGCCCGCCGGCGCCACCCGCGTCGACGCGACCGGCAAGTGGGTCACGCCCGGCATCATCGACGTGCACTCGCACCTGGGCGTGTATCCGAGTCCCGGCGTGCGCGCGCACAGCGACGGCAACGAAGCAACCTCACCAGTGACGGCCAACGTCTGGGCCGAACACTCCGTCTGGCCGCAGGACCCGGGCTTCGCCGCCGCGCTGGCCGGCGGCGTCACCTCGCTGCAGATCCTGCCCGGCTCGGCCAACCTGGTCGGCGGCCGCGGCGTCACCCTCAAGAACGTCCCGGCAACCAGCTACCAGGCGATGAAGTTCCCCGGCGCGCCGTGGGGGATGAAGATGGCCTGCGGCGAGAACCCCAAGCGCGTGTACGGCGAGAAGGGCGGCCCGTCCACCCGGATGGGCAACATCGCCGGCTACCGCGCGGCCTTCATCGACGCCGCCGAGTACCTCGCCAAGCACAAGCCCGACGCACCGAAGAAGCGCAGCTGGTTCGGCGCCGACGAGCCCGACAGCGCCAGCGACACCGGCGGCAAGCGCGACCTCAAGCTCGACACTTTGGCCGGCGCGATCAACGGCGACATCCTGGTCCACATCCACTGCTACCGCGCCGACGAGATGACCACGATGCTCGACCTGGCCGACGAGTTCGGCTTCAAGGTCGCCGCCTTCCATCACGGCGTGGAGGCCTACAAGCTGGCCGACCGGCTGGCCGAGGAAGGTACCTGCGCCGCCCTGTGGGCCGACTGGTGGGGCTTCAAGATGGAGGCCTTCGACGGCATCCAGGAGAACATCGCGCTGGTCGACCGCCCGGCTGGCAGCTGCGCGATCGTGCACAGTGACTCGGAGGAAGGCATCCAGCGCCTCAACCAGGAGGCGGCCAAGGTGATGGCGCACGCCCGCCTGGCCGGCATCGAGATCACCCCCGAACACGCGATCGGCTGGCTGACCGCCAACCCCGCCAAGTCGATGGGCATCCTCGAGCGGACCGGCACGCTCGAGCCGGGCAAGATGGCCGACGTGGTGGTCTGGAACGGCACGCCGTTCAGCGTCTACGCGCAGGCCGAACAGGTCTACATCGACGGCGCGCGGCTGTACGACCGCGCCGACCCGTCGCGGCAACCGGAGGCGGACTTCATGCTCGGCCAGTCCACCGGTGACGCGGTCCACGCAGGAGGTGTGCTGTGA
- a CDS encoding lysozyme inhibitor LprI family protein yields the protein MEQLIYLLAGAALTWAFYFVQRRVERRGAVDAIERNQKLLALKQGMDEANTSLDELRRFEHRLIGKAETAVRIADRYVAQAEEVARAGEEPVLDEEAMNRRAIDSFQRIDDRLDALVARLRGELDQEGLAAFDAVHMAWLGYRERYARFIAESYAGGAIQPLIHAVTLESITAAWVTEIETQLGDSDGEDESD from the coding sequence ATGGAACAACTGATCTACCTGCTGGCCGGCGCGGCCCTGACCTGGGCGTTCTATTTCGTCCAGCGCCGGGTCGAGCGCCGCGGCGCGGTCGATGCGATCGAACGCAACCAGAAGTTGCTGGCGCTCAAGCAGGGCATGGACGAGGCCAACACGAGCCTGGACGAGCTGCGCCGCTTCGAGCACCGCCTGATCGGCAAGGCCGAGACGGCCGTCAGGATTGCCGACCGTTATGTCGCCCAGGCCGAGGAAGTTGCCCGTGCGGGGGAGGAGCCCGTGCTCGACGAAGAGGCCATGAACCGGCGGGCGATCGACTCGTTCCAGCGCATCGACGACCGGCTCGACGCCCTCGTGGCACGCCTGCGCGGAGAGCTCGACCAAGAGGGCCTGGCCGCATTCGACGCCGTACACATGGCCTGGCTTGGCTACCGCGAGCGCTACGCGCGCTTCATCGCGGAGTCGTATGCCGGCGGTGCGATCCAGCCGCTGATCCACGCGGTGACGCTGGAGAGCATCACCGCCGCGTGGGTAACTGAAATCGAGACCCAGCTGGGCGACAGCGACGGCGAGGACGAGTCGGACTGA